TATAAAATTTTTGAAAATGAATTTTCGTTATATGACAAAACCGCATTGGTTTAAAGCTTATCCGATTATCAAATTATTAGGCGCTTATAAATTAGAAAGAAATCAAGGAAGTTTAGAAAAAACTTTGGCAAGCACGGAAGAATTTATTAGACAAGGAAAACATATGTTGATTTTTCCAGAAGGCACTATTCCAAAACAAGGAGAAAAATCGCCTACTCGGCAAGGAATCGCGTATTTGGCTAAAAAATATAATTTGCCGATTTTACCCGTTGCTCTTAAGGGAAGTAATGGAATTAATGGAGAAAAAGGCATAGATATAAAAAAGTTTTTTTCCAGAAAATGTTTAGTAAATATAAAGGTCGGTAGACCTTTTTTTTACGCCGATGTTGTTAATAACAACATGGACTACCACTCATCTGCGCGTAAGATAATGGAATTAGTAAGAGTAATGTTATAGCCAAAGCTATATTTTTTTTGTTTAATTTTTGTTATAATATAAGTAATGAATAAAATTAAAAAAATATTAAATTACATTGATAGCCATAAGTTGTATCCTGATATTAAAATAATAAATGGAAGCGTTAAGGCTAATGTTTTTATAGACGAAAAAAAGGTTTTAATGTTTTCTTCAAATAATTATATAGGAATAGCAACTCATCCAAGAGTAGTCAATGCTGCTGTTAATGCTACTAAAAAATACGGGGTTGGTTCTGGAGGGTCTAGGATGCTTTCTGGAAATCTGCGAATACATAGAGATTTTGAATTCGCTATTGCTAAATTCAA
The Patescibacteria group bacterium genome window above contains:
- a CDS encoding lysophospholipid acyltransferase family protein — protein: MVVYLLQKMSWIILTPLFKIFLRLKVSGQENFNLIKQKQFIVIANHKGYLDPFLVSATVPFIKFLKMNFRYMTKPHWFKAYPIIKLLGAYKLERNQGSLEKTLASTEEFIRQGKHMLIFPEGTIPKQGEKSPTRQGIAYLAKKYNLPILPVALKGSNGINGEKGIDIKKFFSRKCLVNIKVGRPFFYADVVNNNMDYHSSARKIMELVRVML